Below is a window of Candidatus Komeilibacteria bacterium CG_4_10_14_0_2_um_filter_37_10 DNA.
TTGCACTGGATTTTTCTTTAATCCCTCCAATAATGTATAGGTGCCAATAATATTGCTTTGCATAAAAGCATCAGGATCAAGGATGGAGCGATCAACGTGCGTTTCCGCAGCATAGTTAATAACGATATCAATGTTTGGTAATAATTTATTAACTATTTCTGCGTCAGCAATATCGCCACGAACAAAATGATAGTTGGGATTATCCGTAATATCTTGGAGATTATTCAAATTGCCAGCGTAGGTTAGTTTATCCAGATTGGTAATTTGCCAAGCAGGATATTTCGCCAAGATGTATTTAATAAAGTTGGTGCCGCCAAAACCAGCTCCGCCGGTAATTAATAATTTCATTTATTTTAATTGCTGAATAATCTTCTCGGCGATTATTATCATCTCCTCTGGAGCTACCTCTTTAACATGATCTGGTCGCCAGCCAATGTCGTGAGTATCGCCTGGATATTTTGGGATAATATGAATATGAGCGTGGTTAACACCCAAGCCATAAGTAACATAGCCGGTTAATTCTGGTTGCAAAGCATTTTTAATCGCCCCACTAATTTTATGGGCCACTGACCAGTACTCGGAAAAGCTTTCTACCTCATCAACCCAAAGAGTATGTTTTTTGGGAATTAATAAAACATGTCCGGGATTAAGCGGGTGGATGTCTAAAAAAGCGAAATAGTTTTCATCCTCGTACACTTTGTAGCTAGGAATTTTCCCTTCAATAATTTGACAAAAAATGCAGTCGTTCATAAGAATGTGATTTTAATTTTTACTACTAATATATTAAGGCAATATGGAATATTACACAACAT
It encodes the following:
- a CDS encoding HIT family protein, whose product is MNDCIFCQIIEGKIPSYKVYEDENYFAFLDIHPLNPGHVLLIPKKHTLWVDEVESFSEYWSVAHKISGAIKNALQPELTGYVTYGLGVNHAHIHIIPKYPGDTHDIGWRPDHVKEVAPEEMIIIAEKIIQQLK